CCGCAGCTACTTCGAGTGTCTCCGTTGGTGCCACATTGATGAACGACGGGGCCACAGGTAGATGGTCGGAGAAGGCACGGAAGCCTTGGTCATCAGCGATGTAAGCGACGATAATCTTCTGCCCTTCGGGACTGATGAACGCCCAATTACCTACCTGATTTCCCCAAGCATCGCGGTAGTTGGTGGCAGCCTGACCGGGATGAGCGTAACCGAAACTAGTCTGTCCCAATTCATCCTGCGCAATGTATTGAGTTGCGTAAGTCGCCGATTCGTCATCGATTGATGGGAAATTTTCAGGGTCCAGCATGTCAGATGACGAGTCATTAGAGTCATCAAAGTGACCCGGATGACCGCCATCATTGTATCCGGCGGGGTGTCCCGTTACTATTACGGCGCTCCATCCCGCTGTCCACGGTGATATAAAATCAGAATTGGCGATTGAGATGTATGCCAGCAAGAGAAGAGTTGCAGCCttattaagaaaaaacaaacaaaggaaccaatttaaaattttcgaataaaaagtaaaaagagttAATTCTAATTTCTTTCTAATTTTACGATCGTTTAGTTGGATCACTTACACCGAACTTCATGCTGATCCGCCAAGTTTTTGCCCGCGTTTTCCCACTTCCACTTCACAAGACaggtttgaaattgaattgttcGCCGAAACGCTTTATATACTCGAATGCTACCTTAACCTTCGTACACTCCTACAGGCAGCAGCTCTCACGAACGAACTATTCGTAAAACTTTTCCGTGACTCAGGTGTATGCAGCCTTCGAATTCTTTGGTAAGTGGGTGGAGTCTTGGTAATAGACGGGATAACCCGAGTTGAAAGGAGTACGTTGATGAATATATACCGAGAAAGGTAATGTTACATTTTCATATTTAGCATTTGTTTCCATGGCTGTAACCCTCGTTATATCAGGAATCCCGAGAAAAGGGTTGAGTCTGCTACTgcaaattgattattttaataACATCCTGAGTAAAAGGTGGGATATTAACCAAGAAACGTCCTTAACCGCTCACTTTCACGATTTTTTGAATCCGCAGAATAACAGGAGAAGGGTCATAATTGAATGCGGAAGACTAGTTGCTTGATTGCGTCACCCAGCAGAAAGTGAAATTTCATCGAGTTAATTGTTgaactttttcccccctttttctacGTTCAACATTACAGTAATTGCGCATAGACATTCaagaaaattagattttgattGCCTTAATTAATATTCTATTTTTACatgcaataaaaacaaaataatttctttctaTGGTTAAAAAAACTGAAGGGTATTTGTAGTATTTCtaattgcaataaaaaatcttgttttttttctctaagttttattattattgttaggAAATAGTAAATATGAGTCGATTACAATAGTGTCCTTCAAATCCCACGCTTGCAGAAAAAACTACacatttttccttctctctccagATTATCTAACATTTTTTGCTGGGGTTATACTATAATATATACTAGTGCATTTCCAGGAGGTAATTACAATTTTACTTATGGTCTTTTTTTAATCTCAGTCGTAATAAAGCGAACACTTTCATGAATATATAATCAGAAAAATTCTGTGTACCCTTCCAATGTCATATTTAAGCGCTATAAGCATTCCCGGCACTTGCACCTTAACGTCAGATCTCACGGAAAGTAAATAGTCTAAACCCACTCTACATGTATTAGAcaagacaataaaaaaaacagccagAAATGAACAGAAAAAAGGGTTTACCCTTGAATTCGGTTACAAAACCTGCTTGTATAATTGGATAGCTACTGTGAATGTCCTAATTTCAAGGGCGACCACTGCAACCAATAAGTTACAACAAATGAGCAAAGTCAATCGAAAGACAAGAATGTTTGGGTCAGCAGttaacaattaacaaaaatggttaattaattaatattaaCAATCAGCACGAATAGACATCAGCAGTTCGGAACCAATAGATGATGCCGTGAATTGATAAAGTTCAATCCACTCGTTAAGGTAATAAACCAAACATAACAacattttcccatttcttcGTGAAATGGATTAACATTGTAAACATGATACGTCCGtaagtaataaaaattcagattttttttcatgttataaataataatagactGAGAAATTTCGTTCGCCCAAACTATTTTTATATTGTGACCCTGACTCGTGTTAAATTATCGCGTCCACATGAACGAATTATCGCGTGAAttctgtttatttcttttttgtcagaaattttgcgttttttttaattaaatggaCGAATAAATAGTTAATCCGCCCTTGAGTCTGAGTGGttgattaataaaaaaatttcttttttttattattgtttgtttaatttgaaagttatttttttattccataaATCTAAGTTGGCAACGccattgatttgaaaattttaagggGAAGTGGAAAAAGGCGAAAAGCTAAAAAGCTAAAACTGGACTTGTGAAGTCGTCCGCTGCAGTATAACTCATCATTTTACTTACATAATCCTCTTCCAGGTTTTATTGCTTGATTTACAAatcaaatgttaaatttcaaatgaggtttgttactttttttgtattttctagaTCTTTCTGACCCATATATTAAAACTTTTATCTGATTAGATCAGATTGGTCCATGTTTTGAAGTTCATGTGATGGCATTCCAAGAACTACTGCTCAATGCAATTGGCTATTTGACTCAAGATTCAATGGCATCCAATTCATCTCTTCAGTTCACTTTTAGCCAAATGCTTGATTCATCAGACAGCAGATTACCCAACATTATTAATGTCACAGAAGTTGGTGATGTTCATGTACCTGTGTCACTTCTGGTaaggaagattttctatatttttaattacattctGTGCTAATTAATTGATTATGTGTGTCACTTGGTAACTCAGGATGCAGAGAGGTTGAAATTTTCGGCTGCTCCCACATCATTTGGATATGGATTGCATAATTTTGTTCAACCACTTTTGCGAACATCTTGGAAAATTGATGCTGAGAAAATTCAGATTCTTTCACTGAAAAATCCATTCTACGAGACAATACAGTCTTTGATGGAAATTACTCTTAAACGGTCCAGAATCGATGTCGATACTATCGGTGCTGAGGCATGCTTCAAAGAAATGGTGATCTATCAGGCCGGAGGACATTACGTTCGTCATCGTTATTTGATGCAAGATCcaggtttaaaaaagaaattttttaaaatatgttttccATTAACTGTAGTTCTGATTTTATGTTAATAGGACATTTCGCGACAATAGTTTTACAAGTTCCAGTTGAAGGAGGCCATGAAGGTGGCTTACTTACCATTCAGCATCATCAAAACACTCAAGTGTTCGACCACTCCTCAGACAGTCATCGAAACTTCTATATGTCTGTTGTACATGCCGACAGTGAGCTGGAAATGACGCCAGTTTCGAAAGGTTACAGAATCGAGCTCATATTTCACATTAAGTGGAATTCCCCTGCTGTTGTATTTTATCCACCCCTACCAGACATTTCGTCCTTCCTCGTTGCCTTGACAAAAATTAGGAAAGACTTTCAATGCTGGGCTGAACAAAGGGATCAAGAAGGAGCTCCGAAAATGCTGGTGATAGGCCTAGAACACAGATATGACGCAAAATATCACTCCTTCGGCATGCTTAAGGGTCAGGATCGTTCTGTTGCTCATCTGATGCGTTCCCATGGCCTGCTGGAGGTTTATTTAGCACTGCTCACCCGAAAAGTGACCGGATCTACTCAACCCACCGACTTCAAACTGGAAAGTAGTTCATCGGATGTCCGTTCGAGGCCAAGTAAGAAGataaatcaaattcaacgCATTGCCTACACAGTTAGCCATTGGATGGGCGTGGACAACTTAGCTGCTCAGTTCCAAGGACTAGAAATCGAATCTCAGACTCAGTTCGTTGGCTCTGTTTTTAAAGCGGGTTCTAAGCCTGATcgagaagaaataataaatcatCCGGACAGCAACAGTTTAACCATCACCCGTTGGTACAATCAGTCCGTCTTTATTCTTTGGCCCAAAAGCAAGTCTTTTTATTTCGATGTGCGCCATCGCTTTGATCACGTGCTGGAAAGGATGGAGCGTGAACCATTGACGGAGTCGTCGCTTATGTTGACGAAAGTCTTATCGCTGTCTTCAGAATGGATCAAAACGGGACCAAGAATCTTCCGGATGCTTAACCTCTGCCTTCGCTTCAAAGCCAGCCAAGAAGCCATTCAACTGATGGAAATAATGGTGAACGAAACAATCGGAATTCCCAGTGACGACGATGCCCGCCTCATAGCTGAGCTTGAATCCCAGTTACTAGGATGGGCAAGCTGTGAAGAATTGATCAGCAACCTAATGGCCTGTAAACCAGCAGAGCAAATGGATCACTTTGCTGCTTTGTCCCAAGCCTTGCATGATCGCGGCAGTTTCACTGGTTTCGATATGGTTTCCCAAAAAACCCTTGAATTGTTCTTCGCACACGTCAAGTTATCTCCACTGCTCAACCGATTTACGCTGGCTGCGTGTGTCGACATGCTGATCCGCATTGAAGAAAATTCCGAATCATCAAATCTGGCAAAACTCAACGAATTTCTTTCCTACGCGGTCCAGTGGAAGATGTTGCAGCAATGTCATTTGATTATCGATATTGAACACATCAGTCGAAGAAGTCATGTCGGTGTCAACTGTCTATTGTACCTAAGTTTCCATGTTGTTCATAACTTCGATCCTAACGACGAATCGTTGGAAGACTGCATAGTGGATCTCGTCAATTGCTTCGCTTGGCTGCCACCCCATGATCCGAATGCGCTCCATTTTTTTGTAGAGCGACTGTGTCAACCGGCAGATCATTCTAATAGTAACACTCACTTGCTGAAGAAGCTCGTTTCTTCGATTCAGTTTCTCAATTTACCCAGTGACCTGCTACAAGAGCTTCTAGACGCCAGGATTTCAGAATTGAAATCCCACCAACCTCCTAAATTCACATGGGAGCAAAAGGAAGCACAATTTCTAGGTGCTGAAGATTTTCCGGAAGTGCTGGCCTTTTTGCAGTCCCCCGAAAAGGAAATGGTCGTCAAGTCTGCATTCACTCAAATTCAAGAAGCGCGAAACTTTGCCGATACATTTTTTGGAGTAATGGATAACTGTGTGAAGCTCGGTCACAGTGCTATAGCTAAACCATTGGGATCCGGAAAAACTACGCGTTGTCTAATCGTCAAATCTCGACATCTTTTTCTGGCCCAAAGCGCCAAATTTAAAGAAGATTGTAAAGAGCTTGATTATTTGCTTAAGCAGCGAGTTGTTTTGGGATTCCTTCCGCTGGATGTGTCGACGATTACGCAGGATAGCTTTTCAGAATTTGCTTCAACCTTGAAAAGGATTGAGGAGGAAGAAGCTCTCGAGTGTAGCATTGACAACGATAATCTTCCAGCGGCGAAAAAAGTGAAAGCAATTGGCAAAAGAGCTTCTAGTAGGAAGAAGTAAATTCAGTCCTTGGTCTTCATGCGAAAACAAACATTTAATATTCGTTTTTATTGTTGAAAAATCacaacttgttttttcttgtgtgactaatattcttttctctgttttggggttttttgttCAATGTGCCGATATCTAACCAAGTCTGAATTTGACGATATATAGAATACATGATGAATGTTGAATCCGTTATTTCCTAATAATCAAAGAATGAAGGCCATTCCAAATTCACGAGAATCAAAGATCTCCTGTCAAAATTGATGTCAGCTCGAAAGTCGCTTACTTAGTTTGTTGTTTCCTCTGTTTGAGTTTCTTTAGTTTTTCAGAATAAAAATCAACCATAATTTTATATATAAGTAGGTCTGTAAATATAGACTAAGACTAATCAACATAGTTTATTGTTACACACTTCTTCATTGAGAGATTATGTTCGGTCATCGTTCATTGTCATTCCCAGTTTTAACAAGTTCCTGGATAACTCATATTAACCACAAGTTCAGTTACCGAACATCAGTTTCATGACCCACTTGTTGATGAATGCAACAGGTAAACATAACATGACTATTTGGGAAATGCGTtaagatggaaaaagaagcgGGAAAATGAATAAGGGAGTAAGGGATAAGGGCTatgcaaaattaatgaaaatatagaAGAATAACTTAATTATTAGATTAACAATTAGGGAAAAGCGTAACCATTGCGTGGGTAAGCGTGgtcaatttctaaaaataagaaacgcccaacggggggctcgaacccccgaccctgagattaagagtctcatgctctaccgactgagctagtcAGGCTTACCAATAATGGCGTtaacattaaattaaatatgaataaaattgGGTAGACGCGCGATTTCTTCCAATGATTGgtcttatatttatattttgttgATGTTTAACTGGTAAGATGGTAAGAAGTAAGATTTGAATAAGTAATATTATAACATTACTCATATTTCCCTGTACATTTTGTTGGCTATTAATATTTCATAGGTTGATAGACTGTACTTGTACATGTAAACTTTTACATATCGGTTGCAACGTAAATGTTACCCagtaaatacaaaaatttaataaaaaagattttgtctTTTAAAGTATCGCTTGTTTTCaagcctctgtggcgcaattggctagcgcgttcggctgttaaccggaaggctggtggttcgagcccacccaggggcgcagaatttttgttttcattcctGTCCGGATtcctgcaattttttaaacagacCCATTTATGGTTATCAATTTAACATGCTATCGCTGCATCTGTTTATCAATTATCATCGATTTTTTTCCTATCTGGCAGTTAGCCAAAGCATAATGGGGCCACAGAACTCGTCATTGAGCCGCTAAAGCCTAAAGGTTAATAGGTTTACATAGCAAATAGCTCATTGGCGTTTTTACAGTATACACATATGGTAAATGCGTATCCTGTTTTTAACCAAATGTTTTAAACGACATATTAAAAACATTATCTATGGCGAAGCATCACCCAAGACACccaaatttaatattttgtcgGAAACAACCAGGAGTCGGTTTATATTTGAACATGAAATTCTATACGTTTGTTGTTAGCCATTATTAACGTGATTAACGTCTACTTTTAAACATTTAGCTATTGGCCGGCTGTGTGAGAAGTGTGATGGAAAATGCGTCATCTGCGATTCATTAGTAAGAGTAGCCTACAGTAAGACCCTGTACTTTAGTACGAATCTGTGATGAATGTAACTATGGGTCATACCAAGGACGGTGTGTGATCTGTGGAGGACCAGGTGTTAGCGATGCATATTATTGTAAAGAATGCACGATTCAGGAAAaagatgtatgtgtgtgtgtgtgtattgtatAGTCcaagtaatatttttaaaatttattatttagttcTTTAAAAACTAAAGTTATATCAAAAGCCATTTATAAttgaacaatttatttttttctttctagagAGATGGATGCCCAAAGATTGTTAATTTGGGGAGTGCTAAAACAGATTTGTTTTATGAACGAAAAAAgtatggttttaaaaagaggtAACATAGCCTAAGGCTCATCGTCCAAAACAAAATGACATGAAACAAATGATAAGCGCCGTCGTCTGAATGTGACGTAAATGAGTGACAGTTTACAGTCGCAGAATATTTTtaaggaataaataaaaagataaagtAACGCGTCTACATTTGTTCAAGTGTATCAGTTATGTAACAAAGCTAGTTTTATATGCAAGACCTTATAGTCATGAAATAGCAAAAACCGGATCTTTTCGTTATCTTTATAGTAAATGTCTCTTTTCCTAATATATACaactttattttccatttccttTGTAGTGATTGGATCTACTTCATCTAAGTGTTCAAGAGCACTTTGGTCTTTTCCtgctttgtttgaaaaatattctatCTCTACTATTAATCAGTGCAAAAGAATGAAATCTTTGTCTGAGTGGAGTTTCACTCAGCCAAACCTATTAGTTCAATTCCCAATTGATCCTATTAAAGAAAATTACATAAGAAGAGTACCAGGCTGTGTTTTTTCTCATGCAACTCCAACACCACTCAAGACACAATTGCAGTTGGTTTCTGCTTCTCATGATGTATTAGAAAACATTCTAGACCTGAATCCTATTGAAGAAGCCAATCCAGTTTTCGCTAAGTTTATTGCTGGCAACGAGTTGCTACCTGGCTCAGTAACAATTGCTCATCGATATGGTGGTTATCAATTTGGCTACTGGGCAGATCAACTTGGCAATGGCAGAGCAATAACACTTGGTGAATATGTCAACaggtaatttgttttttattaaagttacttCTTTACGAAGAATTGCTAATTAATGGAaggctttttcattttcaagcaAAGGAAACCGTTGGGAATTGCAACTTAAAGGTGCTGGCAAAACCCCCTACTCTAGAAATGGAGATGGGCGCGCTGTTTTGAGATCGTCCATCAGAGAATATTTATGTTCAGAAGCAATGCATGCATTAGGTAAACACCTGTCCCAGTTTCTCATTGgttaaaataatcaattacAATAACCAAATAATAACTCAATCCATTGGTCGTAAATAATAGGTATTCCTACTTCCAGGGCTGCTGCAATCGTCGTTAGCAAAGACATGGTCGTTCGCGACCAATTTTACAATGGAAGGATGAAATACGAGCCGACAGCAGTTGTTCTTAGGCTCGCTCCTACTTGGTTCCGGATCGGATCATTAGAAATATTAACAAGGTTAGACTTGAGCGACACAAACAATTTccaaaaatgttattaattaCCTCCCTAATTTGATTAGAGAGAAGGAAATCAAAAACTTGAAGCAAGTTGTTGACTTCACAATCGAACATTACATGCCCACGATTCCACAAGGGAATTACCtgaaatttttggaaacagTCTTGGAACAATCGACAGCGTTGGTTTCCCTGTGGATGGCCCATGGTTTCACGCATGGGTAAATatctttaaaatataaatgtaCATCACGTGAAAAATCATGTAATTAAAATCTCATTTTTGCATTGAAGAGTTCTGAACACGGACAACATGAGTCTACTTTCCATTACCATTGATTACGGCCCTTTCGGATTTCTGGATTCGTACAATCCATCGTTTGTACCCAATCACAGTGACGATGAGGGTCGCTACTCGTACCTGAACCAGccgaaaatattcaaatggaATATGGCCCGTTTGGCTGACGCCCTCCAGCCGCTGCTATCCGCcgaagaacaaaaagaagcTGCAGCCACCATCGGCCGATTTGACGAAATTTACCAGCAGAATTTTATCTCGATCTTCAGACGCAAGTTAGGACTCTCCAAGGCAGCAAAAGATGAAGACAAACTTGTCCAACTCCTTCTGGACATGATGCAACAGCGACGGGCCGATTTCACGCAAACCTTTCGACAATTGGGTGCTATTCATTTGGACAACATCGAGCTCGGTGAAGAACATTGGGCCCTGCATTCCATAACGACCCATCCCAGCTTCAGTGAATTCATCAGTCTGTATCAAAAAATCATTCAAGAAACGGGAATATCGGACGAGGAGCGCTGCAGAGTCATGAACGGTGTTAATCCTCGGTACGTGCTCCGTAACTGGATGGCTGAGGCGGCCATTCGCCAGGCGGAGAAAGACGATTTCCACCTGACCCACCTGCTGTCCAAAGTGTTGAGCAAACCTTACGACAAAGACGACGAAGCGGAATCTTTAGGCTTTTCGAATCCCCCGCCCGACTGGGCTTGCTCACTCCGAGTCAGCTGTTCCAGTTGAGAAGATAAAACCCAACAGAAATGAATTGACACTCGACATGTTGTTTAAAGtgacttgattttttaaatttcgatcAGCGAACTGTAACATGCATAcacgggaaaaaagaagagagataaGCAATACAATTTATTGACGGTTATTTGTCGGAGACTAATTCCACCGACCAGCGTTCAAACATGAAGAGCCTTCGGTAACCGATGTGCAAAAGAATCGTGGCAATTTCCTTATTATCAGGTCGACACGTTCAAATTTACATTAACATAGCCACCGAGGCCGTTTCGACGGAAGACGATTCCTCGGCAGTCACATCGTTAGATTTTGATCCATGTCCTAAAcctgtcaaaagaaaaagttataaGCCTCTCtgcttttaaaagaaatcaaattgaagTGAGTTGATGTAATCTAAAACGTACCTAAATACTTTGGTCGAACGACTGCTCCGACTGGAGATGTCCTTCCAGCTCCTTGAGGCCCTAAGCCACTGCCCGGGGTCCAGCCCATGCACTTTAAGATTTGACTTCCGATGTTCTTCTCGTCGATGGGAGGGGCTTCATCTAATGTGCCTGCAGGTAAACGGATATTATTCTACCAAAGGAGTTTAATGTGGGAAATGGAATCTCACTCTCGGACGTGACGGAAGCGGGCGGAGTCTTTCTTTGGCGTTTGTAGTCACTCCACAGCGAAGGCGAACGATCCATGTCGATCCGCACTGCCTGCATCGTGTTGCTGTAAGGAAACGAACaaattgagtttttatttttaaatcgacgCGTCGTAAAACTTTTAAACTGACCTGGTCTTTTTGAGTACGGGACACTTGAGACCTCTGGCTCCTTCGCTGAGCATTTGCAGCGAATAGAGCGAGGCCAAACGGCTCAATTGATCGCGCTCGCTCTTTTGCATGGGATGCAGACGCAATTCGCTCTGGGCCGGATCCTGGAGAAATCGTGAAAGTTTCTCGTTGGCCGAAGTTAATATACTAAACGAGGGTCCGCGTTGAGCTCCCAAATGCCGTCGGCCAGCTCTGATCTCGCGTCCAGgctaaaaaaagggagaaaaaggaaatgaagttATACGGATccagaaagattttttttctttccgggTAAATTGCGTTACAATTCGATCACGAAGCTTCTGCATGCGGAGTCGGTAAGCGTCTTTAGCTTCGTCGCTTAAATGCTGCCACGATCCTTTAAGGAGCTGCTGgaattttttctcctctccGGCGGCGTCGTCCTGGTCCGTGTCGTCGGCTTCCAGCTCTTCAACGGCACCGCCCACGGCCCCGGCCGCACGGAAACGGAATTGACGCTGAGGACCGTCTCTCTCCCACCACGGATTGCCAGGTACACCCCAGGTCGGTCCGTTTTCCTGGTACCAGTCGCTCTGCTCGTCGTCCGCTTCACGTCCGTCGTCATAGGTATAAAAACCGGGATCGCTCTCCGAGCCGCtgacactgctgctgctcaccTGCTCGCTACAATTTCGGAAGAAATAATCGTTTATAATCGTGAAAATTATGTTCCATTTCCAAGAGAATGGCCCAATTACAGTTGCTTCATGTCCAGATCCATCGAGTCGTTATTTAAATGACCGACAATAAGAGAGGCGTCGCTGCAGCAGGCAGCTGACAAATTGGATGCGGCGCCTGTTTCAGGCGACGAGTTGAGGCTGATTTTCTCCAACTCGCATTCAATACTCCTCTCCCGCACATTCCTCTTTCGTTTACCAATTACTATGTTTGGTATTCTTTTGGgtgggaaaagaaagaaaagacaaatggTAAGTATTAATCTTAGATAAAAGAAACGGAATGGATGTTTTATGGATTAGGATTACTCTTGTATAATAACATACTTTTGTACATTGACTGGCTTCTTCTTGACTTTTCTCTGTCTGGGTTTGGCAAATATGGACGAGGAAGCAAATGTTGAGAAAGAAAAGCTTTTCTGCTGCCCGGCCAAGCAGAGATTCTGTTGGCTGTTTGCTTCATCCAACTCCAATCCAGCTTGGACCACAGGCTCAGGGTCAACAGCCATCCTCTTAAATCTCCGCTTCCTGCAATGAGACAACATAAAAGCACATGAGAGAAGCTGGCAATCAAAACCCACTGCTTTGGATTGCCTTCTTGTATGAGGCCTCATGGGGGAAGCTGTCTCATTGAGAGAGTCAGATTCTGCAACACTCAGCGGCTGCCCTACAGTCTTGACTACTATTGATCTGGAGGGACTAGCAGGGGTTCCAAACAAAGCATTCTGCAAGCACGGGATTGCAAATGGCAGCCCAGAAGGCAGAGCAGCGATGGTCATTTTGTCTTTGATGCTACCCTCATCTGTTTCAGTCTGAGAAAAGGATTAGAACGATTATTAGCAACAGGAAAAATACAGAATGACGGGCCCCTCAACAACTTGTCCTAATACCTGCTGCACGCTAGACTGTGCTTGTTCCTGGAAGTCTTCCATCTCTCCttcgctgttgctgctggaatGCTGCCCAGCTTTGTCTGCACAGCAACAACCGACAATGAAGTCGAGCACACACAAAACCAGATTTCAAAAAGCAACAGTCAAACTTACCTATGATGTTTCCCGTTGACTTGGTTCTGCGG
The sequence above is drawn from the Daphnia pulicaria isolate SC F1-1A chromosome 1, SC_F0-13Bv2, whole genome shotgun sequence genome and encodes:
- the LOC124352617 gene encoding G patch domain-containing protein 2-like isoform X2, with the protein product MEAWSDLATALDESSVLLGRTRCVSNIIINQNFATPASKQIKNKGFCRRRTKSTGNIIDKAGQHSSSNSEGEMEDFQEQAQSSVQQTETDEGSIKDKMTIAALPSGLPFAIPCLQNALFGTPASPSRSIVVKTVGQPLSVAESDSLNETASPMRPHTRRKRRFKRMAVDPEPVVQAGLELDEANSQQNLCLAGQQKSFSFSTFASSSIFAKPRQRKVKKKPVNVQKIPNIVIGKRKRNVRERSIECELEKISLNSSPETGAASNLSAACCSDASLIVGHLNNDSMDLDMKQLEQVSSSSVSGSESDPGFYTYDDGREADDEQSDWYQENGPTWGVPGNPWWERDGPQRQFRFRAAGAVGGAVEELEADDTDQDDAAGEEKKFQQLLKGSWQHLSDEAKDAYRLRMQKLRDRIPGREIRAGRRHLGAQRGPSFSILTSANEKLSRFLQDPAQSELRLHPMQKSERDQLSRLASLYSLQMLSEGARGLKCPVLKKTSNTMQAVRIDMDRSPSLWSDYKRQRKTPPASVTSENEAPPIDEKNIGSQILKCMGWTPGSGLGPQGAGRTSPVGAVVRPKYLGLGHGSKSNDVTAEESSSVETASVAMLM
- the LOC124352617 gene encoding G patch domain-containing protein 2-like isoform X1, which codes for MEAWSDLATALDESSVLLGRTRCVSNIIINQNFATPASKQIKNKGFCRRRTKSTGNIIDKAGQHSSSNSEGEMEDFQEQAQSSVQQTETDEGSIKDKMTIAALPSGLPFAIPCLQNALFGTPASPSRSIVVKTVGQPLSVAESDSLNETASPMRPHTRRKRRFKRMAVDPEPVVQAGLELDEANSQQNLCLAGQQKSFSFSTFASSSIFAKPRQRKVKKKPVNVQKIPNIVIGKRKRNVRERSIECELEKISLNSSPETGAASNLSAACCSDASLIVGHLNNDSMDLDMKQLEQVSSSSVSGSESDPGFYTYDDGREADDEQSDWYQENGPTWGVPGNPWWERDGPQRQFRFRAAGAVGGAVEELEADDTDQDDAAGEEKKFQQLLKGSWQHLSDEAKDAYRLRMQKLRDRIPGREIRAGRRHLGAQRGPSFSILTSANEKLSRFLQDPAQSELRLHPMQKSERDQLSRLASLYSLQMLSEGARGLKCPVLKKTSNTMQAVRIDMDRSPSLWSDYKRQRKTPPASVTSESTLDEAPPIDEKNIGSQILKCMGWTPGSGLGPQGAGRTSPVGAVVRPKYLGLGHGSKSNDVTAEESSSVETASVAMLM